In a genomic window of Primulina huaijiensis isolate GDHJ02 chromosome 10, ASM1229523v2, whole genome shotgun sequence:
- the LOC140987005 gene encoding protein LEAD-SENSITIVE 1, which produces MVGMLSNRIQRDEVKPGDHIYSWRHSYLYAHHGLYVGSGKVIHFTRGEGREIGIGTVLDRIIFSSSPSNPSGSHCPICGDQSSVSGVISSCLECFLSGGELYVFQYGVSPTYFLAKARGGTCTLANSDPAEDVLHRAEYLLQNGFGVYHIFNNNCEDFAIYCKTGLLIFTTVSVGRSGQAASFLAAATVIVSSPLRFLSTGFSGLALVGCGIYCISRIVSDIGIRRDVMKIPVERLVARPSLDAPAGTTPDLEEEEEEESKEL; this is translated from the exons ATGGTGGGAATGCTATCCAACAGAATCCAGAGAGATGAAGTAAAGCCCGGCGATCATATCTATTCGTGGAGGCACTCGTATCTTTACGCCCACCATG GATTATACGTTGGGAGTGGAAAAGTGATCCATTTTACTCGGGGCGAAGGGCGTGAGATCGGCATTGGTACAGTGTTGGATCGCATTATTTTCAGCTCATCTCCGTCTAATCCATCCGGTTCCCATTGTCCGATATGTGGTGACCAATCCAGTGTCAGCGGTGTCATCTCTTCTTGCCTCGAATGTTTTCTTTCTGGTGGAGAACTTTACGTATTTCAATATGGTGTCTCACCAACATATTTCCTCGCCAAAGCTCGAGGTGGAACTTGTACCCTTGCTAATTCTGATCCTGCGGAGGATGTCCTTCACCGTGCTGAATACCTCCTTCAGAATGGTTTTGGcgtgtaccacattttcaatAACAACTGTGAGGATTTCGCCATATACTGCAAGACAGGTTTGCTCATCTTCACGACTGTTAGTGTTGGACGAAGTGGGCAAGCTGCATCTTTTTTAGCAGCAGCGACCGTTATTGTCTCATCACCACTTCGCTTTTTGAGTACTGGATTTTCTGGTTTGGCACTCGTGGGTTGTGGCATATATTGTATAAGTCGAATTGTCTCTGATATTGGAATAAGACGCGATGTGATGAAAATACCCGTTGAGAGACTTGTGGCACGCCCTAGCTTGGATGCGCCTGCAGGAACCACACCGGATCtcgaggaagaagaagaagaa